The following DNA comes from Amycolatopsis solani.
GTGCCGGGCAGCCGGCGGTGGTGCAGGCGTTGAACGGGATGGGCGGGGTCGGCAAGACCACCACCGCGATCGAGTACGCCTATCGTCATGCCGAGGACTACGACGTGGCCTGGTGGGTGCCGTCGGAAGATCCTGACCTCGTTCTCGGCAACCTGGCCGCGCTCGCCCAGGCTTTGGACTTGTCCACGGGCCAGGACTCGCCGGACGTCGCGGTGGCCCGGTTGCGCGGGGTACTGGAGTCCCGCAGCAGGTGGCTGGTGGTGTTCGACAACGCCGAGGACCCCACCGCGTTGCGCCCGCTGCTGCCCAGCGGGGGCGGGCACGTGATCATCACCTCCCGCAATCCCGACTGGGACGACATCGGTGCCGCGTTGTCGGTGCGGGAATTCAGCCGTCCCGAGTCGGTCCAGTTGCTGCGAACCCGCTGTGGCCGGCTTACCGAGTCCGACGCTGACCGCGTCGCCGAGGCCCTGGGTGATCTGCCCTTGGCCGTCAACCAGGCAGCACGACTCCTCGCGACAACCAATCTTACTGCCGAGAAATACCTCGAACTGCTCGACGAGCGCATCCACGACCTGATGTCCCGACACGAGAAAGGCGGCAGCTACCCCGTCTCACTGGCGGCGGCGTGGACGGTGTCGTTCGACCAGCTCGCCCGCGACCACCCCGCCGCGCTGCACACCCTGACCATGGTGGCGTGGCTGGCTCCCGAACCTGTGCCGCTCACCCTGCTCACCCACCAGCAAGGCGACGCAGGGGCCACCGCGCAGGACCCGCTGGCCTTCGCCGACGTCACGGCCGCATTGCGCAGCCGCGGCATGGCCGAGGTCACCACCACGACCATCCAGCTCCATCGAGTCCCCGCCGCCCTCCTGCGGGCACGCACCCGCGAGGACATCGCTACCAGGGACGACCGAGACTCGACCTGGCCGGTCACCGCCGTCCGGCTGCTCCACGCGGGTCAGCCTGACGATCCCTGGAGCAACCCGCCGAGCTGGCCCCGCTGGCGAGAACTTCTCCCGCATCTGCTGTTCGTGTGTGACCCGCACCGCGCATGGCAGCCGGCAGCGCAGGAAGTCTCCGAGTTGCTCGACCGCACCGCAACCTACCTCCATACCCGTGGTGACGCCCGCGCCGCACTTCCGCTGTTTCAGCGGGCCTACGCACTTGACAGGGGTCGCCTCGGTGACGACCACCCCGACACCCTCACCGCCGTCGGAGGCCTCGCCCTCGCCCTCGGCGACCTGGGTGAGTATCAGCGGGCACGTGAGCTGGACGAGGACACGCTTGCCCGCTCGAAACGCGTCCTCGGCGACGACCACCCCGACACCCTCACCTCAGCTAACGGTCTCGCCATCGACCTCAGCAACCTGGGTGAGTATCAGCAGGCCCGCGAGCTGAACGAAGACACCCTCACCCGCCGCAGACGCGTGCTCGGCGACGACCACCCCGACACCCTCACCACCGCCAACAACCTCGCCATCGACCTCAGCAACCTGGCCGAACATCAGCAGGCCCGCGAGCTGAACGAAGACACCCTCACCCGCCGCAGACGCGTGCTCGGCGACGACCACCCCGACACCCTCACCACCGCCAACAACCTCGCCATCGACCTCAGCAACCTAGGTGAGCATGATCGCGCTCACGAGCTGAACGAGGACACGCTTGCCCGCTCGAAACGCGTCCTCGGCGACGACCATCCCCTGACGCTCACCACCGTCAGCAACCTCGCCCTCGACCTCAGCAACCTGGGCGAACATCAGCAGGCCCGCGAGCTGAACGAAGACACGCTTGCCCGTTCCAAGCGCGTCCTCGGCGACGACCACCCCGACACCCTCACCTCCGCCAGCAACCTCGCCATCGACCTCAGCAACCTGGGCGAACACGAGCAGGCCCGCGAGCTGAACGAAGACACGCTTGCCCGTTCCAAGCGCGTCCTCGGCGACGACAACCCTCACACCCTCACCACCGCCAACAATCTCGCCACCGACCTTCGGGCGCTAGGTGAACACCAGCAAGCCCGAGAACTGAACGAAGACACGCTTGCCCGTTCCAAGCGCGTCCTCGGCGACGACCACCCTCACACCCTCATCACCGCCGACAACCTCGCCACCGACCTTCGGTTGCTGGGTGAGCACCAGCAGGCTCGCGAACTGCACGAGGACACCCTCACCCGAAGCAAACGCATGCTCGGCCGTCAGCGGCCCTCTCGGGGCACCCAGGTCCAACCCTTACACAGCACAAGCTGAGTCTCACTTCTAGGTCTCAGGCACCCCACCCAGTGGGTTCAAGTGCAGGTCGTCGACGGATACCAAGATCCATTCAAACCCCGTCCAGCGGAAGCTTGAGCGCGGCGCGTTCTCACTGTGTTCCCAGATGGCGGCGGGCTACTGAGCACCAAATGAGGTCTATTCTGGTCAGCGCACATGCCGAACCGTGTCGGCTTCTAAGCCTCCGGGGGGCCGATGTCGCAGTACCGAATCCCGCGGAGGGTAGTCCCCCGGGGACGGACACCGCCGCCAAGAGCTCTCCCGCCGACGCGGATTCCGCAACCACCGAA
Coding sequences within:
- the fxsT gene encoding FxSxx-COOH system tetratricopeptide repeat protein, translated to MVVGEHERPPARRVFLSHTSELAEWPKPRSFVAAAKDAVAAAGDAVVDMSAFTARDVTPEQLDQEMLAEADIYVLIAGFRYGTPVRGRPEVSYCEQEFEVATATGMERLVFVLAEDTEGPPALVRDLDYGRRQEAFRQRLPNSGLTITMVSSPGELATKLERALNRVPRSGRESKLAGRISNIPARTATFTGRDELLTGLRAALCAGQPAVVQALNGMGGVGKTTTAIEYAYRHAEDYDVAWWVPSEDPDLVLGNLAALAQALDLSTGQDSPDVAVARLRGVLESRSRWLVVFDNAEDPTALRPLLPSGGGHVIITSRNPDWDDIGAALSVREFSRPESVQLLRTRCGRLTESDADRVAEALGDLPLAVNQAARLLATTNLTAEKYLELLDERIHDLMSRHEKGGSYPVSLAAAWTVSFDQLARDHPAALHTLTMVAWLAPEPVPLTLLTHQQGDAGATAQDPLAFADVTAALRSRGMAEVTTTTIQLHRVPAALLRARTREDIATRDDRDSTWPVTAVRLLHAGQPDDPWSNPPSWPRWRELLPHLLFVCDPHRAWQPAAQEVSELLDRTATYLHTRGDARAALPLFQRAYALDRGRLGDDHPDTLTAVGGLALALGDLGEYQRARELDEDTLARSKRVLGDDHPDTLTSANGLAIDLSNLGEYQQARELNEDTLTRRRRVLGDDHPDTLTTANNLAIDLSNLAEHQQARELNEDTLTRRRRVLGDDHPDTLTTANNLAIDLSNLGEHDRAHELNEDTLARSKRVLGDDHPLTLTTVSNLALDLSNLGEHQQARELNEDTLARSKRVLGDDHPDTLTSASNLAIDLSNLGEHEQARELNEDTLARSKRVLGDDNPHTLTTANNLATDLRALGEHQQARELNEDTLARSKRVLGDDHPHTLITADNLATDLRLLGEHQQARELHEDTLTRSKRMLGRQRPSRGTQVQPLHSTS